GTCTCGATACCGCAGTGGCGCATTTGCGCGAGCGCGGGCTGCTGCGCAAGTCGATTGCGGACTATGAGGCCAGGCTGAACCGCGAGCTTGATTGCATCAAGCAGATGCAGTTTCCCGGCTACTTCATGATCGTATGGGACTTCATCCGCTATGCCAAAGAAAATGACATCCCCGTAGGGCCGGGACGTGGTTCGGCGGCAGGTTCGCTGGTGGCCTACGTGATGGAGATTACGGACGTCGATCCACTCCAGAACGAGTTGCTCTTCGAGCGCTTCCTCAATCCGGAACGTATCTCCATGCCTGATATCGATATCGACTTCTGCATGAATCGTCGCGGCGAGGTGATCGAGTACGTCAAGCGCAAGTACGGCAGCGATCAGGTGGCGCAGATCATCACGTTCAACACCATGGCGGCAAAGGCTGCGATCAAGGACGTTGGACGCGCACTCGACATGCCCTATGGCGAGGTAGACCGCATTGCAAAGATGATTCCGACGACGATTGGGATCACGATTGAGCAGGCGATGAAGGACTCGCCGATGTTGGCTACGGCATATGAGGGCGACGCTCGTATCAAGGAAGTCATTGACGCTGCGATTCGTCTGGAAGGCTTGATTCGCGGGGCAGGCGTTCACGCGGCGGGCGTTGTGATTGCTCCGCAGCCGCTGACCGAACTGGTGCCGGTCACGCTGACAAAGGACGAGTCGCTGGTAACGGCCTACGACATGAAGGCGGTCGAGAAGATGGGTCTGCTCAAGATGGACTTTCTTGGGCTCACAACTCTCACTGTCATCGACGACTGCCTGAAGCTGATCAAGCTGAACCGCAATGAGACCGTCGAGATGGCTAAGGTGCCGCTCGATGATGAGAAGACATACGAGCAGGTCTTTCATCGCGCGCTGACTTCGGGAGTCTTCCAGTTTGAATCGGGCGGCATGCGCGATGTGCTTCGTCGCTACAAGCCTACGACCGTCGAAGACCTTACCGCTTTGAATGCTCTCTATCGTCCGGGGCCGATTCAGGGCGGTATGATCGACGACTTCATCGAACGTAAGTGGGGACGACGAGCGGTTGAGTACCTGCTGCCAGAGCTCGAGATGCTGCTGAAGGAGACGCTGGGCGTCATCGTCTATCAAGAACAGGTCATGCAAATATCCAACGTTGTCGCCGGATATTCGCTCGGCGATGCCGACCTGCTGCGCCGTGCGATGGGTAAGAAAGATGCCGCCGAGATGGACAAGCAGCGCGAGCGCTTTATGGCTGGGGCGGCTGCGAATAAGCATCCAAAAGATACTGCAGGTAAGCTCTTCGACCTGATGGCGCAGTTTGCCGGATACGGATTCAACAAGTCGCACTCTGCTGCATACGCATTGCTTGCGTACCATACGGCGTGGCTCAAGACGCACTACCCGGTGGAGTTTATGGCCGCTCTGCTGACGAGCGAAACATCGAAGCCGGAGAATGTTGTGAAGTACATCGGCGAGTGCCGCGAGATTAACATTGCGGTAGTTCCGCCCAACGTCCAGAACTCCTACGCTAACTTCACTCCCGTTGGAGACGCCATCGGCTTCGGTTTGGCCGCAATCAAGAACGTCGGTCACAACGCAATTGAGTCCATCATCAAGGCGCGCGAAGATCTGAAGGCAGCAGGGAAACCGGGCTTCAGCAGCCTGTGGGAGTTCTGCGAGAAGGTCGATCTTCGCCTGCTGAACAAACGCGTATTAGAGTCGCTGATCAAGGCGGGCGCGATGGATGCGTTTGGCGGGCGCTCTCAGGTGATGGCGGCACTCGACAAGGCGATGGAGCAAGCACAGAAGGCACAGCGTGACGAGGCAGCCGGGCAGCATGGACTGTTCGGAATATTCGATTCGGACATACCCGCTGCCGGCGGAGGCGAGGATGCTCTGCCCAATGTTCCGGAGTGGGACGAGCATACGCGGTTGCAATTTGAAAAAGAGGTGATGGGTTTCTTCGTCTCCGGCCATCCGATGGACAAATACCGCGAGAAGCTGCGCAACATGAAGGTGGTGGACACGGCGACCGCAGTCGAGATGAAGCCGGAGCCACAGGTATTTCGTAGAGGGCGCAACGAAGAGCCGCAGAATGAGATTGCCATCGCCGGAGTCATCACAGGATTGAAGGTGGCAAAGTCGAAGCGGTCGGGCGAGCTTTACGCGCAGGCAGCGCTCGAAGATACGGTGGGGAAGATCGAGTTGATCGCGTTTCCTCAGTCGTACGAGAAGCTGGCGGAGAAATTGAAGATCGATGTTCCGGTGCTCGTCCGCGGAGTGTTACGAGGCGAAGAGGACTCGGCGCCCAAGCTTGCGATTTCGAGCATTCAGGCTTTGGAAGATGTGAAGCTCAAGCTGCCGGAGTCGCTGCGCATCAAGGTGCCGCTGCATAATCCGGATACAGCATTGCTCGAAAAGCTTCATGCTGTGTTCCTTGGCGCGCCGGGCAAAGGCAAGCTGTTGCTGGATCTCGAAGAGCCGGGGGAGTTCTGCGCTGTGCTGGAACCACATAATGTGATGGTGGCGGCGGATCGCTTATTTATCGATCAGGTGGAAGAACTCGTGGGACGGGGTGCGGTCCGGGTTATTGATTAAGCGGGAGATGCCATACAATCAAAAGGCAGCACCGAAGCATCAAGATACCTATGGCTGAACACGAAGCAAGCAGAGCAACGCACGCTCACCCTGTAGCCGCACCGGTTCCGGAAGCGTGGATTAAGACGGAGCTGGCCCGGCACGCCCAGCGCCCTTATCCGATGGACTTCATCGAAGCACTCTTTACCGACTTCAGCGAGATCCACGGCGACCGCGCCTTCGGCGATGACGCGGCAATGAACTGTGGCATGGCGTACTTTCATGGCGAGCCGGTCCTGGTTGTCGGCAACCTGAAGGGCAGAACCCTCAAAGAACGTGTCGCACGAAAGTTTGGCAGCCCCGATCCCGAAGGATATCGCAAGGCATTGCGAGCGATGAAGATCGCCGAGAAGTTCGGTCGCCCCATCTTCACGTTCATTGATCTAGCTGGAGCGAACCCGGGCATTGGAGCAGAAGAACGCGGGCAGGGCGAAGCGATTGCACGCAATCTACTGGAGATGTCGCGGTTGCAGGTGCCTACTATTGCCACCATCACCGGTGAGGGCGGATCAGGCGGCGCACTGGCGCTAGCAGTAGCCGACCGTGTGCTGATGCTCGAGAACGCGATCTATTCGGTGATCTCGCCTGAAGGCTGCGCGTCGATCATGTGGAAGGATGCCAGCAAGAAACAGCAGGCTGCCGATGCTCTCAAATACACGGCAACTGACGTCCAACGTCTAGGCTGTGTCGATGACGTGCTGCCGGAGCCTGAGGGCGGCACACAGAACGACCCCGCCGCAGCGATGGCTCTGGTTGACGAAAGACTTCAATACCATCTCGCGAACCTTCGCAGCTTGCCGATTGAGCAGCTCCTCGAGCAGCGCTATCAGAAGTTTCGCAATATCGCGCAGTTCTATACCACCGCCTAGCGGTCAAAGCTGTACATGGAGTAGCTACCGTTGAAGGCGTTTGATGCAACACCGTCAACCCGCTCGGACCGTCCGCTGCAAATTGCGCTCTTTATCACCTCTGCCGCGTGGTTTTTTGCGTCGCAGGCTCTGGCGGGTCGGGCTGCCATGGGATTGTCGGTCCGCTTCAATCTGAGCGATGAACGTCCTCTACTTGGTGTACTGTTCCTTCTCTTCCTGTTGGGTATCGGCTTCGTCTTTTTGCAGATGATCGCTCACCAGAGCTCTTCGTTGCGAGAGGCGCTGGGTCTGCCTCAGCGAGCGACCGCGGTACAAGAGTGGGGCATCGGCGCAGCGATTGGATGGGGACTGGTTGTACTCGCCGTACTACCAATGGCGTTGGGCGGCACTCTGCATGTCATCTTCTGGACGGCTCCGCGGGCCTTCTGGCTGGTCGTCCTGAATCTGGCCATGCTTGTCGTGAGTGCGCTGGTTGAAGAGGTCGCCTTTCGCGGCTATCCCTTTCGACGTCTCATCGAAGTGGTTGGCCCTACCTGGGCCACTATCCTGATGTCGACGTTCTTCGGTGTGCTTCACGCCTTCAATCCAGATGCTACGTGGATCAGCGTACTGATCACCATCTTCGCGGGAGTCCTGCTCTCCATTGCCTGGCTGCGTACCCACGGACTATGGCTGGGATGGGGCCTGCACTTTGCCTGGAATGCGAGCATGGGCGTGCTCTTCGGTCTGCCGGTGAGTGGCATCGCGGATTTTTCGAGCGTGGTGCAAACTCGCGCCATCGGCCGCATATGGCTCACTGGCGGAGACTACGGTCCTGAAGCAGCCTTTTTCACGATCCTCGTCCTTGCATTCGGCATCGTCGTAGTTGTCCTTGCAACACGCGATTACGCATGGAACTACACGCGCAAACCTATCGTCGCCGCAGGTTATCCCATGGATGTTCCTCCACCGGCAGAGCATACGGCCATGGAGCAGGGGCCGAAGCAGGCACCGCTGGTTCAGATTCTGCCGACCACACCGCAAGAGCGCTCGGTGAATGAACCTCCCCGCTAAACTGTTCTCAGAAAAGCTCTTTCGATAGGACGCAAAAACAGGCCGCATCCCCTTGCAAATGGTGAAGAGAAAGCGCAAACTGCTAAGCATCTGAGGTGCTGCCATGGCACTGCGCAAGCACAGATGGGCACTCGTTATAGGTTGTCTGCTTTTGTTGGCCGCCACAGTGCGAAGCCAGGTCTTCGTCGTCGGCGAGAAAACCGCAACAGACGGAATCTCAACCCACTTTACCCGTACGAATCTTCCTCTTCCTGATCAACCGATGAAAGAGCGCGGCCGCCGCGAGCTGGTGAGAATGCTGGTCGCCGAACAAGGCTTCGCACACTGCGCGCTTCCTATGGGGGCTGGCCTTACACTTCGCGCCAATGGCCCGATTGAAACCAACGACGCAGCTTATAAGGAGATGATCTACAAGAAAGGAGAGTCTGCGGCCCCCGGCGACCGTGTCGTCGTAACCTCGCTGACCGTTAAAGGTGATCGCATTATTCTCGATCTCAATGGCGGCCCGTACGAAAAACACCGCTTTTTGCGTCATGTTCAGTTTAACGACAACCCTGTCGTTGCCGACACCGCTCAGGAGGCAGTAGGTTCTCGTGTGACCTTGCTCTTTGAGGGGTTTGTGCCCGACGTATCTGCGCCTGAGGTGAAGGCGCTGCTGGCGCCAGTCATCGATTTCGGAGTCAAGACCACAGAGCAGGCCTACGCGAACACGCTTCCGCCATTAGTGAAACAGGCAGTTGATGTGCATGAAGTTCTTGTAGGGATGAACCATCGCATGGTTCTTGCCGCCATGGGAGAGCCGGAGAGCAAAATTCGTGAGAAGCAGAGTGGTGACCCAAGCGGTGCGACTTACGAGGAATGGATCTACGGCCATGAGCCGCAGACCATTCATTTTGTGAAATTTATGGGTGACAGGGTGACAGAAGTCGAAATCGCCGAACTGGGCAAGCCGCTTGAGATTCATACCAAGGACGAAATGGGCGGCTACAACCCGCCGGAACCCACACGAGAGATAGCGATGGGCGATCAGGAGCCCAATAACTCTGCAAACGGACAGGCCCCACCACCAACACTGCGTAAGCCGGGGGAGCCGATCCCTGCAGGCGGTTCCGGCAAGGTACAGTTTCCGACCGCCAGCCAGCCGGTTCCGCCTCCTGCCGGGGTTCCCGCAGCAGGTTCCCCCTCCGACCCGCATCTCCTTTAAGGCTGCAGTCGTGTAAACTCTTGAGAGAGCCTCAATCGCAGTTCTTCTCCTCCGATTCCCGCCGCGGCCTGTCCCGGACAATCTTTACGAGAAGTTCCGGATGGTTTCGATGTAGCCTGTCGCACAGACGGCCAAACATCGGTCCTCCAGCGCGCGAGCCGAAACATTCGCACCAGGGAGAGCAAGCATTATGGCGAAGATTGCCAAGACCGGCGACCGTAAAAAGGTCATGGATACGAACAAGAGCACGGATTGTCCGAAGTGCTCCAAACCGACCCGCATCGTCAAGCGCGTGAAGGACCGTGAACGCGGAACTCCGGGTGGAGTTTATATCTCCTGCTCGGCCTGCGATTTCTTCGAAAAGCTGTAGTAGAAAATTCAGATAAAATAGTAAAAAAGGCCTGAAATGGGGCCTTTTTTTCTTGTTCCATGCACAACTTTTTTATAGCGAATTATTAATTGTTTTTGACCCGCAAATCATACCTCCTTTCCATGTTGGGCTGCGTCGAACCAAAGTCGTACAACAATTTATCGTTGCAGCTATTGACGACCGTCTACCCCGAGGGGCAGACTCTCAACTGGAAAGCAGGAAACCAGCGTTATGACGACCTCATCTGTAGTATCTTCACCAGCCTCAAGTTTTGCCTCCCTCCCTCATTTTGACCGCCCTACATTTTTGATGTGCGCCCCCGAGTGGTATGACGTGAACTACGTCATCAACCCCTGGATGGCGGGCAATCTCCATCAATCTTCGCGAGATACAGCCTTTGCCCAGTGGAAGACCCTGCATCAGCACCTCCAGCAGATCGCCGATGTGCGCCTGCTTCATCCACGGCAGGGATCGCCGGATATGGTCTTTGTAGGCCACACCGCCCTGGTGCAGCACGGCGTTGCAGCCGTCTCGAGCTTTG
This region of Edaphobacter dinghuensis genomic DNA includes:
- the dnaE gene encoding DNA polymerase III subunit alpha, with product MAAEFTHLHLHTDYSLLDGACDVDKLAAHVSKIGQTAAAMTDHGNIYGAVHFFDAMQKKGVKPILGCELYLSKTADHRELADGYNHFLVLAENETGYRNLVRLTSEAALHGFYRKPRVSKEFLSKHTEGLIGFSGCLAGELNQHLMAGKYDEAKQTAGYFQEIFGKNNFFLEIQDHGLEPDKGVCDALFKMERELGIPLIATNDSHYVANDDSRAHEILLCVQTAGSMNDPNRFKFDTQEFYIKSAEEMHRTFAQNPEVCTRTMQFVDRCNLKLSKVKNPFPVFDVPEGHTLDSYFENVCREGLKKRLDTAVAHLRERGLLRKSIADYEARLNRELDCIKQMQFPGYFMIVWDFIRYAKENDIPVGPGRGSAAGSLVAYVMEITDVDPLQNELLFERFLNPERISMPDIDIDFCMNRRGEVIEYVKRKYGSDQVAQIITFNTMAAKAAIKDVGRALDMPYGEVDRIAKMIPTTIGITIEQAMKDSPMLATAYEGDARIKEVIDAAIRLEGLIRGAGVHAAGVVIAPQPLTELVPVTLTKDESLVTAYDMKAVEKMGLLKMDFLGLTTLTVIDDCLKLIKLNRNETVEMAKVPLDDEKTYEQVFHRALTSGVFQFESGGMRDVLRRYKPTTVEDLTALNALYRPGPIQGGMIDDFIERKWGRRAVEYLLPELEMLLKETLGVIVYQEQVMQISNVVAGYSLGDADLLRRAMGKKDAAEMDKQRERFMAGAAANKHPKDTAGKLFDLMAQFAGYGFNKSHSAAYALLAYHTAWLKTHYPVEFMAALLTSETSKPENVVKYIGECREINIAVVPPNVQNSYANFTPVGDAIGFGLAAIKNVGHNAIESIIKAREDLKAAGKPGFSSLWEFCEKVDLRLLNKRVLESLIKAGAMDAFGGRSQVMAALDKAMEQAQKAQRDEAAGQHGLFGIFDSDIPAAGGGEDALPNVPEWDEHTRLQFEKEVMGFFVSGHPMDKYREKLRNMKVVDTATAVEMKPEPQVFRRGRNEEPQNEIAIAGVITGLKVAKSKRSGELYAQAALEDTVGKIELIAFPQSYEKLAEKLKIDVPVLVRGVLRGEEDSAPKLAISSIQALEDVKLKLPESLRIKVPLHNPDTALLEKLHAVFLGAPGKGKLLLDLEEPGEFCAVLEPHNVMVAADRLFIDQVEELVGRGAVRVID
- a CDS encoding acetyl-CoA carboxylase carboxyltransferase subunit alpha, with amino-acid sequence MAEHEASRATHAHPVAAPVPEAWIKTELARHAQRPYPMDFIEALFTDFSEIHGDRAFGDDAAMNCGMAYFHGEPVLVVGNLKGRTLKERVARKFGSPDPEGYRKALRAMKIAEKFGRPIFTFIDLAGANPGIGAEERGQGEAIARNLLEMSRLQVPTIATITGEGGSGGALALAVADRVLMLENAIYSVISPEGCASIMWKDASKKQQAADALKYTATDVQRLGCVDDVLPEPEGGTQNDPAAAMALVDERLQYHLANLRSLPIEQLLEQRYQKFRNIAQFYTTA
- a CDS encoding CPBP family intramembrane glutamic endopeptidase encodes the protein MKAFDATPSTRSDRPLQIALFITSAAWFFASQALAGRAAMGLSVRFNLSDERPLLGVLFLLFLLGIGFVFLQMIAHQSSSLREALGLPQRATAVQEWGIGAAIGWGLVVLAVLPMALGGTLHVIFWTAPRAFWLVVLNLAMLVVSALVEEVAFRGYPFRRLIEVVGPTWATILMSTFFGVLHAFNPDATWISVLITIFAGVLLSIAWLRTHGLWLGWGLHFAWNASMGVLFGLPVSGIADFSSVVQTRAIGRIWLTGGDYGPEAAFFTILVLAFGIVVVVLATRDYAWNYTRKPIVAAGYPMDVPPPAEHTAMEQGPKQAPLVQILPTTPQERSVNEPPR